In Cyclopterus lumpus isolate fCycLum1 chromosome 17, fCycLum1.pri, whole genome shotgun sequence, a genomic segment contains:
- the pcmtd1 gene encoding protein-L-isoaspartate O-methyltransferase domain-containing protein 1 → MGGAVSAGEDNDDLIDNLKEAQYIRTEKVEQAFRAIDRGDYYLDGYRDSAYKDLAWKHGNIHLSAPCIYSEVMEALKLQPGLSFLNLGSGTGYLSTMVGLIVGPFGVNHGVELHKDVVEYAREKLDDFIKNSDSFDKFEFCEPAFVVGNCLEISTDSHQYDRIYCGAGVQKDHENYMKVLLKVGGILVMPIEDQLTQITRTGQCTWDSKNILAVSFAPLAQPSVADGEKPDAVQLPPVTVRGLQDLSRIHIRRTLRNLADDGDGDGQGKGAVQRVPQKRKRRRCRRRRINTYVFVGNQLIPQMVESEEEEHAEEEHKEVVVEEEEEEERDIGDIEILKQVNALRDQIMSLPLPESLKAYLLYYREK, encoded by the exons ATGGGCGGAGCCGTGAGCGCCGGGGAGGACAACGACGACCTCATCGATAATCTGAAGGAGGCCCAGTACATTCGCACGGAGAAAGTCGAGCAGGCCTTTCGGGCCATAGACCGCGGCGACTACTATCTGGACGGCTACCGGGACAGTGCCTACAAAGACTTGGCGTGGAAGCACGGCAACATACACCTGTCTGCGCCGTGCATATACTCGGAGGTGATGGAGGCCCTCAAACTGCAGCCCGGGCTTTCTTTCCTCAATCTGGGCAGTGGGACCGGCTACCTGAGCACAATGGTTGGCCTTATCGTAG ggccgtttggtgtgaaccaTGGAGTCGAGCTCCATAAGGACGTGGTTGAATATGCCAGAGAGAAACTGGATGATTTCATAAAGAATAGTGACAGCTTTGATAA GTTTGAATTCTGCGAGCCCGCCTTCGTGGTGGGGAATTGCCTGGAGATCTCGACAGACAGCCACCAATACGATCGCATCTACTGCGGCGCCGGGGTGCAAAAGGACCACGAGAATTACATGAAAGTGCTGCTCAAAGTCGGAGGCATTCTGGTGATGCCGATAGAAGATCAG CTGACCCAGATAACCAGGACTGGCCAGTGCACATGGGACAGCAAAAACATCTTGGCGGTGTCCTTTGCCCCCTTGGCCCAGCCGAGCGTAGCCGACGGAGAGAAGCCCGACGCTGTCCAGCTGC CCCCGGTGACCGTGCGCGGCCTCCAGGATCTGTCTCGGATCCACATCCGCCGCACTCTGAGGAACCTGGCCGACGACGGCGACGGCGACGGCCAGGGGAAGGGCGCCGTGCAGAGGGTTCCCCAGAAGCGCAAGCGCAGGCGTTGCCGCCGGCGACGCATCAACACCTACGTCTTCGTGGGCAACCAGCTGATCCCCCAGATGGtggagagcgaggaggaggagcacgcCGAGGAGGAGCACAAGgaagtggtggtggaggaggaggaggaggaggagagggacatTGGCGACATTGAAATCCTCAAGCAAGTGAACGCGTTGAGAGACCAGATCATGTCTCTACCGCTGCCCGAGTCTCTGAAAGCATATTTGCTGTATTACAGAGAGAAATGA